The following proteins are co-located in the Nitrospirota bacterium genome:
- a CDS encoding rhodanese-like domain-containing protein, giving the protein MKRTLFAVGIAAVLGLALVPFERPASAYHSYLLTVEQLRAGLAKAPSPSAKGFFLVDVRTAEEHRSGVIPGTDRNIDYRQIRARHREIGAKLDDHIVVYCQSGHRSNIAAEALADLGYKHVYNVNGSMNAWREAGYPVEAPRG; this is encoded by the coding sequence ATGAAGCGCACCCTCTTTGCCGTCGGAATCGCCGCAGTCCTGGGCTTGGCGCTGGTCCCGTTCGAGAGGCCGGCCTCCGCCTACCATTCGTACCTCCTCACCGTGGAGCAGCTCCGCGCCGGGCTGGCCAAGGCTCCGAGCCCGTCCGCCAAGGGCTTCTTCCTGGTCGACGTCCGGACGGCGGAAGAGCACCGGTCCGGCGTGATTCCCGGCACGGACCGGAACATTGACTACCGGCAGATCCGGGCCCGCCATCGCGAGATCGGCGCGAAGCTGGACGACCACATCGTCGTCTACTGCCAATCCGGGCACCGGAGCAACATCGCCGCCGAGGCGCTGGCCGACCTGGGCTACAAGCACGTCTACAACGTCAACGGCAGCATGAACGCCTGGAGGGAAGCCGGCTACCCGGTCGAGGCGCCGCGAGGCTGA
- a CDS encoding caspase family protein: protein MRFTPSRSNVGPGLIIGCMILALGVQAGCGTLAVTEEPTPSLPQKPIPARLGVHVTGEALKRAFADPDRRKLGLAPGQYFTDVILLPPETRYIAPQDILDQFGADLILQLQITDTKSSGDMNAIFFAAMPLTFFEPLAPIMSYEVTVTMEANLRDARTGRLLWAKTEPTLATDHFSPIGPEEKMAGLAQRGLHNAVVRVFETLKQELAAYQPGAVPKLAGRIGSSAALSQVQKELKELEEQERQLDEQKKEEQKRLAAVRQQIEEKKKRIEEEKRSRVGGGAALSQAEKELKALEEQERQVEEQKKEQVKLAAIQQQIEEKKRRILEEEKKKRERVKANRYAIVMGIEQYRERIPKADFAVQDAKDVAQFLTAQAGYREENVILRLNEQATKSDMEKYFEAWLKNNVDANASLLIYFSGHGAPQAATGDAYLVPYDGDPAFIEQTGYPLKRLYLMLDKLPTKNVVVMLDSCFSGAGGRSVLAKGARPMVLTVEGLASSAKAVVLAATSGSHLSLADQEKGHGLFTYYALQGLAGDADANGDGAIDVQELFEYLKPQVQRVARRTYNTEQVPQLIVPPALATQAPPRLVELR from the coding sequence ATGCGCTTCACTCCGAGCAGGTCGAACGTCGGTCCCGGACTCATCATCGGGTGCATGATCCTGGCTCTCGGCGTGCAAGCCGGCTGCGGCACACTGGCCGTGACGGAGGAGCCGACCCCGAGCCTTCCGCAGAAACCCATCCCGGCCAGGCTGGGCGTGCACGTGACCGGCGAGGCGCTCAAGCGGGCCTTCGCCGATCCGGATCGGCGCAAGCTGGGGCTGGCCCCGGGACAATACTTCACCGACGTCATCCTGCTTCCTCCGGAAACCCGGTACATCGCCCCGCAAGACATTCTCGATCAGTTCGGCGCGGATCTGATCCTCCAGCTCCAAATCACCGATACGAAGAGCAGCGGGGATATGAACGCGATCTTTTTCGCGGCGATGCCCTTGACCTTCTTCGAGCCGCTCGCGCCGATCATGAGCTATGAAGTCACCGTGACCATGGAGGCCAACCTGCGGGATGCCCGAACCGGCCGCCTGCTCTGGGCCAAGACCGAGCCGACCTTGGCCACCGACCACTTCAGTCCCATCGGTCCGGAAGAGAAGATGGCCGGCTTAGCTCAGCGCGGGCTCCACAATGCCGTCGTCAGGGTCTTCGAGACCTTGAAGCAGGAGCTGGCGGCCTATCAGCCTGGCGCTGTCCCCAAGCTGGCGGGCAGGATCGGGAGCAGCGCGGCCCTCAGCCAGGTACAAAAGGAGCTCAAGGAGCTCGAGGAGCAGGAGCGGCAGCTCGATGAGCAGAAGAAAGAGGAGCAGAAGAGGCTGGCCGCGGTTCGGCAGCAGATTGAAGAGAAGAAGAAGCGGATCGAGGAGGAGAAAAGGAGCAGGGTGGGGGGCGGCGCCGCGCTCAGCCAGGCGGAAAAGGAGCTCAAGGCGCTGGAGGAGCAAGAGCGGCAGGTAGAGGAACAGAAGAAAGAGCAGGTGAAGTTGGCGGCGATTCAGCAGCAGATCGAAGAAAAGAAGAGGCGGATTCTCGAAGAAGAGAAGAAGAAGCGGGAAAGGGTGAAGGCGAATCGCTATGCGATCGTGATGGGCATCGAGCAGTATCGGGAGCGAATTCCCAAGGCGGACTTTGCGGTGCAGGATGCCAAGGACGTGGCCCAGTTCCTGACCGCACAGGCCGGCTACCGGGAGGAGAACGTCATCCTGCGCCTGAACGAGCAGGCGACGAAGTCCGACATGGAGAAGTACTTCGAGGCCTGGCTCAAGAACAACGTGGACGCGAACGCCAGCCTGCTCATTTACTTTTCCGGCCACGGCGCCCCCCAGGCCGCGACCGGCGACGCCTACCTCGTGCCCTACGACGGAGACCCGGCCTTCATTGAGCAGACCGGCTATCCGCTCAAGCGGCTCTACCTGATGCTGGACAAGCTGCCGACCAAGAACGTCGTCGTGATGCTGGATTCCTGTTTCTCCGGGGCCGGCGGCCGGTCCGTGCTGGCCAAGGGGGCCAGGCCGATGGTCCTGACGGTCGAGGGGCTGGCGAGCAGCGCGAAGGCCGTGGTCCTGGCCGCGACCTCCGGGAGCCACCTCAGCCTGGCGGATCAGGAGAAGGGCCACGGCCTGTTCACCTATTACGCGCTCCAGGGGCTTGCCGGCGACGCCGACGCGAACGGCGACGGGGCCATCGACGTGCAGGAGCTCTTCGAGTACCTCAAGCCGCAGGTGCAGCGGGTCGCCCGCCGGACCTACAACACCGAACAGGTGCCGCAATTGATCGTCCCGCCCGCACTGGCCACCCAGGCCCCGCCCAGGCTGGTCGAGCTGCGATAG
- a CDS encoding phosphodiester glycosidase family protein translates to MGLFVLWLVGLAGLTAPGPALAQNVEWEPLDDGLAVSVWEPAAQCHDDVPALYLVRIDPEQLRFETYYYRDERLTVPPTIREWQERTKSRLLFNAGLFREDYSYMGLLFKGARSLGGKRHSQWQGLFVAEPVHKGLPKARVLDLAADPFPESNPPYREAAQSLMLLDGSGKPRVRQTDKRAHQTIVAEDAQGQILVLKTTDEVGLRALAECLRDRFPAIRRAMAMDGGSSSDLLVEAGLLQGLKRAAGARSRQSLVDGSGTAHIPLPAVIGIFPRHEK, encoded by the coding sequence ATGGGGCTCTTCGTCTTGTGGCTGGTCGGGCTGGCGGGGCTGACGGCGCCGGGACCGGCTCTGGCCCAGAACGTGGAGTGGGAGCCGCTCGATGACGGGCTGGCTGTCTCGGTCTGGGAACCGGCGGCGCAGTGCCACGACGACGTGCCGGCCCTCTATCTCGTCAGGATCGATCCCGAGCAGCTCCGCTTCGAGACCTACTACTACCGGGACGAAAGGCTGACGGTCCCCCCGACCATCCGGGAATGGCAGGAGCGGACGAAGAGCCGCCTGCTCTTCAACGCCGGGCTTTTCCGGGAGGATTACTCCTACATGGGGCTGCTGTTCAAGGGCGCGCGGTCTCTGGGGGGGAAGCGCCATTCCCAATGGCAGGGGCTCTTCGTGGCGGAGCCGGTCCACAAGGGCCTGCCCAAGGCGCGCGTCCTGGACTTGGCGGCCGATCCCTTCCCCGAGTCGAATCCCCCCTACAGGGAGGCGGCCCAGTCGCTGATGCTGCTGGACGGCTCGGGGAAGCCGCGGGTGCGTCAGACCGACAAACGGGCGCACCAGACGATCGTGGCGGAGGACGCTCAGGGCCAGATCCTCGTGCTCAAAACGACCGACGAGGTGGGCCTGCGGGCGCTGGCGGAATGTCTGCGGGATCGGTTTCCGGCGATCCGGCGCGCCATGGCCATGGACGGCGGTTCCTCGTCCGACTTGCTGGTCGAGGCGGGGCTGCTCCAGGGGCTGAAACGTGCGGCGGGAGCGAGGTCCCGGCAGTCGCTCGTGGACGGCAGCGGGACCGCGCACATCCCGCTCCCCGCGGTCATCGGAATCTTTCCGCGGCACGAGAAGTGA
- a CDS encoding NADH-quinone oxidoreductase subunit N, translated as MTFNLSLSGSDLLLMLPEIVLTLWLCVVLIVDFAMPRLPKDRIAYLSLAGLGLVLLNLAWFDRAGVTGTLFANMFVVDRLAIFFKVFVVGATALVILASMDYVRRFRFFKGEYYFLVLMSALGMMFMASANDLLSVFITLEFSTFGFYVLVAYLRDDVASNEAGLKFFILGVFAAGLLAYGISLVFGETGKLVFSDIASAGATPGLVIGFLLIFAALGFKIGAVPFHSWIPDTYHGAPTPVTAFLSIAPKGAAFAILLRMFFVSLATFKPAWVMMLVGVSILSMTYGNIVAIAQKNIKRLLAYSGIAQIGNVLIGLAAGTKMGGDAILFYLLTYLFANLGAFAIVIAVGNLIQSDEIEDYNGLNRRSPFLAFAMLVFLLSLAGVPPLAGFIGKLYIFVAAIKEGLYTLIVVGLVNIVISMYYYLVVVKKMYINEPADSTPLAISGPMKAVVYVGLAGTLILGIYPQPFIDWVVAATLMFSNMAGASASIAPPPVLPFGG; from the coding sequence ATGACGTTCAACCTGTCGCTATCGGGCTCGGACCTGCTCCTGATGCTGCCGGAGATCGTCCTCACGCTCTGGCTGTGCGTGGTCCTGATCGTGGACTTCGCCATGCCCCGGCTGCCCAAGGACCGGATCGCCTACCTGAGCCTGGCCGGATTGGGGCTCGTGCTGCTCAACCTCGCCTGGTTCGACCGGGCCGGCGTGACCGGCACCCTCTTCGCCAACATGTTCGTCGTGGACCGGCTGGCGATCTTCTTCAAGGTCTTCGTCGTCGGCGCCACGGCCCTGGTCATCCTGGCCTCGATGGACTACGTCCGGCGCTTCCGGTTCTTCAAGGGCGAGTATTACTTCCTCGTCCTGATGTCGGCGCTGGGCATGATGTTCATGGCTTCGGCCAACGACCTGCTGTCGGTCTTCATCACGCTGGAGTTCTCCACCTTCGGCTTCTACGTCCTGGTCGCCTACCTGCGCGACGACGTGGCCTCCAACGAGGCGGGGCTCAAGTTCTTCATCCTCGGCGTCTTTGCGGCGGGCCTGCTGGCCTACGGGATCAGCCTGGTGTTCGGCGAGACGGGCAAGCTGGTGTTCTCCGACATCGCCTCGGCCGGGGCGACGCCGGGGCTCGTGATCGGGTTCCTGCTGATCTTCGCCGCCCTCGGCTTCAAAATCGGGGCGGTGCCGTTCCACTCCTGGATTCCGGACACCTACCACGGGGCGCCCACGCCCGTGACCGCGTTCCTCTCGATCGCGCCCAAGGGGGCGGCCTTCGCGATCCTGCTCCGGATGTTCTTCGTGTCGCTGGCCACGTTCAAACCCGCCTGGGTGATGATGCTGGTGGGGGTCTCGATCCTCTCGATGACCTACGGGAACATCGTGGCGATCGCGCAGAAGAACATCAAGCGCCTGCTGGCTTACTCCGGAATCGCGCAGATCGGAAACGTGCTGATCGGGCTGGCGGCTGGCACCAAGATGGGGGGCGACGCGATCCTGTTCTACCTGCTGACCTATCTGTTCGCCAACCTGGGCGCCTTCGCGATCGTGATCGCGGTGGGCAACCTGATCCAGAGCGACGAGATCGAGGATTACAACGGCCTCAACCGCCGCTCCCCGTTCCTGGCTTTCGCCATGCTGGTCTTCCTCCTGTCCCTGGCCGGGGTCCCGCCGCTGGCCGGCTTCATCGGCAAGCTTTACATCTTCGTCGCCGCGATCAAAGAGGGCCTCTACACGCTGATCGTGGTCGGGCTCGTCAACATCGTGATCTCGATGTACTACTACCTGGTCGTGGTCAAGAAGATGTACATCAACGAGCCGGCCGATTCCACGCCGCTCGCCATCTCGGGCCCGATGAAGGCGGTCGTCTACGTCGGCCTGGCCGGCACGCTGATCCTGGGCATCTACCCGCAGCCCTTCATCGACTGGGTCGTCGCCGCGACCCTCATGTTCTCCAACATGGCCGGGGCGTCCGCCTCGATCGCGCCTCCGCCCGTCCTCCCCTTCGGCGGCTAA
- a CDS encoding HEPN domain-containing protein, translating to MSSPESNFSAWVRKAEHDLLNIENNLAAKEIPWDTVCFHAQQAAKKLLKAFLVFHGRDLSKTHDLVALLAQCVECDAGLAALESDCRKLTAYGMAARYPDDLFDPSEADGRDVVAAAHRVRTEILARLPKTR from the coding sequence ATGAGCAGCCCTGAGTCCAACTTCTCCGCGTGGGTCCGCAAGGCCGAACACGATCTGCTCAATATCGAGAATAACCTCGCCGCGAAGGAGATTCCCTGGGACACGGTCTGCTTCCACGCCCAACAGGCCGCCAAGAAACTCTTGAAGGCGTTTCTTGTCTTTCACGGTCGCGATTTGTCGAAGACGCATGATCTGGTGGCGTTGCTCGCCCAATGCGTCGAGTGCGATGCCGGCCTGGCCGCGCTGGAATCCGATTGCCGGAAGCTGACGGCTTATGGCATGGCGGCCCGGTATCCTGACGACCTGTTCGATCCCAGCGAGGCGGATGGCCGCGATGTGGTCGCGGCGGCGCATCGAGTTCGCACCGAGATTCTCGCCCGCCTCCCGAAGACCAGATGA
- the pyrE gene encoding orotate phosphoribosyltransferase → MTAKDALARAFLETHSFKWDPAGGFKLASGATSPYYVDCRILMAHPAPRRLVAQLAFERLKSLEFDCLGGLEIGAIAIATAISDYGHGGTPRKDWRTFVVRKQPKDHGLGKLIEGAARPGDRAVIVDDVLTSGGSVLKATKVARDAGLKVDHALVIVDRKEQDGRARIEEQGLTLLSLLTIDDLLAASHRDG, encoded by the coding sequence GTGACTGCGAAGGACGCGTTGGCCCGGGCCTTTCTGGAGACCCACTCCTTCAAGTGGGACCCGGCCGGCGGCTTCAAGCTGGCCTCCGGCGCGACGAGCCCCTACTACGTGGACTGCCGCATCCTCATGGCCCATCCGGCCCCGCGCCGCCTGGTCGCCCAACTGGCCTTCGAGCGTTTGAAATCGCTGGAATTCGACTGTCTGGGCGGACTGGAGATCGGCGCGATCGCGATCGCCACGGCCATTTCGGACTACGGGCACGGCGGGACTCCCAGGAAGGACTGGCGGACCTTCGTCGTGCGCAAGCAGCCGAAGGACCACGGGTTGGGGAAGCTGATCGAGGGGGCCGCGAGGCCGGGCGATCGGGCCGTGATCGTGGACGACGTGCTGACCAGCGGCGGGTCGGTCCTCAAGGCGACGAAGGTCGCGCGGGACGCGGGCCTCAAGGTGGATCACGCGCTGGTGATCGTGGACCGGAAGGAGCAGGACGGCCGGGCCAGGATCGAAGAGCAAGGGCTGACGCTCCTGAGCCTCCTCACGATTGACGACCTTCTCGCCGCAAGTCACCGTGATGGGTGA
- a CDS encoding nucleotidyltransferase domain-containing protein, with protein sequence MTQTALLEHVTKTIVERFHPKRIVVFGSYARGEAGPDSDLDLFIEMDTPRRPPDRAIEVSEVFGLRPWPMDIVVYTPEEVRRLRHVNGTLLSVIEKEGKVLYEQP encoded by the coding sequence ATGACGCAGACGGCGCTGCTAGAACACGTCACCAAGACCATCGTCGAACGGTTTCACCCGAAGCGGATCGTCGTCTTCGGAAGCTACGCACGCGGGGAGGCCGGTCCGGACAGCGACCTGGACCTCTTTATTGAAATGGATACCCCGCGCCGTCCCCCGGATCGGGCGATCGAGGTGAGCGAAGTCTTCGGACTCCGCCCCTGGCCGATGGACATCGTCGTCTATACGCCGGAGGAGGTCCGTCGCCTGCGCCACGTGAACGGCACCCTGCTATCGGTGATCGAGAAGGAGGGCAAGGTGCTGTATGAGCAGCCCTGA
- a CDS encoding NADH-quinone oxidoreductase subunit M: protein MSDYTLLYILFAPFLGAILLLFIPNRQALQVRLVAAVSSGISLLASFYLFYAYDPAKGGFQFIQRYEWSRELGIAFYLGVDGIGTPLVLASSILLFAGVFISWHIKDRTKEFYIFLLILAAATIGVFMSLDLFFLYFFYEMSVIPMYLLLGVWGSHTKGYLDMTDPEGLKKRDSVGFIFNFGANSKEYAAMKLTLFLSAGAVVALMGILLIYKYSGLNTFDILVLREKARFSGLLADVIWLLVFFGFASIAPIWPLHSWSPVGHAAAPAATSMLHAGVLMKLGHFSIIRVGYEILPETTRELMPIAAVLCIFSIIYGGFVAYYARDTKYVIGYSSSSHMGYVFLGMAALDYISLSGAVLYMFAHALATGMLFAMAGWVYDQTHTRDIPSLGGLVNRMPFVAGCFLVACMASIGMPGTVNFIAEIMILVGSWNKYPFQVIVAVVGIVLTMAYLFRMMRGVFYGAMDAHYSHAHDAVATVDRLPLLLMIACSISFGIFPGHFYNVIRSGVDPLISRITQVVPLTAQSGDALTNHADELAASPRHSSLVTRHEGNE from the coding sequence ATGAGCGACTACACGCTGCTCTACATCCTGTTCGCGCCCTTCCTCGGGGCGATCCTGCTGCTGTTCATTCCGAACCGGCAGGCCCTCCAGGTCCGCCTCGTCGCGGCCGTCTCCTCCGGGATTTCCCTGTTGGCCTCCTTCTACCTCTTCTACGCCTACGACCCGGCCAAGGGCGGCTTTCAGTTCATCCAACGGTACGAATGGTCCCGGGAGCTGGGGATCGCCTTCTACCTGGGCGTGGACGGCATCGGGACCCCGCTGGTCCTGGCCTCCTCGATCCTGCTCTTCGCCGGCGTCTTCATCTCCTGGCACATCAAGGACCGGACCAAGGAGTTCTACATCTTCCTGCTGATCCTGGCGGCCGCCACGATCGGCGTGTTCATGTCGCTGGACCTCTTCTTCCTCTATTTCTTCTACGAGATGTCCGTGATCCCGATGTACCTCCTGTTGGGCGTCTGGGGCAGCCACACCAAGGGGTACCTGGACATGACCGACCCGGAGGGCCTCAAGAAGCGGGATTCGGTCGGGTTCATCTTCAACTTCGGGGCCAACAGCAAGGAATATGCGGCGATGAAGCTGACCCTGTTCCTTTCGGCCGGGGCGGTCGTCGCGCTGATGGGCATCCTGCTGATCTACAAGTACTCGGGCCTCAACACCTTCGACATCCTGGTGCTGCGGGAGAAGGCCCGCTTCTCCGGTCTCCTGGCCGACGTCATCTGGCTCCTGGTCTTCTTCGGGTTCGCCTCGATCGCCCCGATCTGGCCGCTGCACTCCTGGTCGCCGGTCGGGCACGCCGCGGCCCCGGCCGCCACGAGCATGCTGCACGCCGGCGTGCTGATGAAGCTCGGGCACTTTTCGATCATCCGGGTGGGCTACGAGATCCTGCCCGAGACCACCCGCGAGCTGATGCCGATCGCCGCGGTCCTCTGCATCTTCAGCATCATCTACGGCGGGTTCGTCGCCTATTACGCGCGGGACACCAAGTACGTGATCGGGTACTCCAGCTCCAGCCACATGGGGTACGTGTTCCTCGGCATGGCGGCGCTGGACTACATCAGCCTGAGCGGGGCCGTGCTCTACATGTTCGCCCACGCGCTCGCGACGGGCATGCTCTTCGCCATGGCCGGCTGGGTCTACGACCAGACGCACACGCGCGACATTCCCTCGCTCGGCGGGCTCGTGAACCGCATGCCGTTCGTGGCCGGCTGCTTCCTCGTCGCCTGCATGGCTTCGATCGGGATGCCGGGCACGGTCAACTTCATCGCGGAGATCATGATCCTGGTCGGGAGCTGGAACAAGTACCCGTTCCAGGTGATCGTGGCCGTGGTCGGGATCGTGCTGACGATGGCCTACCTGTTCCGGATGATGCGCGGGGTGTTCTACGGGGCGATGGACGCCCATTACAGCCACGCGCACGACGCGGTCGCGACGGTGGACCGGCTCCCGCTGCTGCTCATGATCGCGTGCAGCATCTCGTTCGGCATCTTCCCCGGCCACTTCTACAACGTGATCCGGTCCGGGGTGGACCCGCTGATCTCCCGCATCACGCAGGTGGTGCCGCTGACCGCGCAGAGCGGTGACGCGTTAACGAACCACGCGGATGAATTGGCCGCTTCCCCCCGTCACTCGTCACTCGTCACCCGTCACGAGGGGAACGAATGA
- a CDS encoding NADH-quinone oxidoreductase subunit M, producing MLEELTFGFPILSAILFFPLLGAIALWLLDEEDLIKNVALAVSLLELALTVVVLLRFVPESPAMQFSERLNWIPPLGISYHLALDGISILFVPLTAFLTVLIVLYSWDTVRHQIKTYFIALLSLETMVMGIFESLDLILFFVFWELMLIPSYFLIKLWGGVERQYAALKYVLYTLLGSVFMLVGIVLLDLNYHQWAVTHHIEPAYTFDFLQLLAIPIPTDKQILIFWLIFLGLAFKAPIFPFHTWLPDALLEGPIGMSVVLAGVKLGTYGFLRFSLPLLPDAARSEGVVAVMMALALAAIVYGAIVALIQPDFRRLLAFSSISHLGFVVAGTFALNFQGLQGSLLTMINLGFSTAGLFFLAGFLYVRRQTTNLSAFGGLAKKLPLLATFLLIIGLASIGLPGTNGFVGEFLILLGTFQASWLYGAIAVTGVIFGAAYFLWYYERAMFGPLTQTVSHALTDLNVRELVIAASLSVMIFWIGVYPSPFLRMMNGSVQALVERLERGAAVALAQPPGARHEARGAGHQTNASNGFSSALPRATNLEPRAVN from the coding sequence ATGCTTGAAGAGCTGACATTCGGGTTTCCGATCCTCTCGGCGATCCTCTTCTTCCCGCTCCTGGGGGCCATCGCCCTGTGGCTGCTGGACGAGGAGGACCTGATCAAGAACGTCGCGCTGGCCGTGTCGCTCCTGGAGCTGGCGCTGACGGTCGTCGTGCTGCTCCGCTTCGTCCCCGAGTCCCCGGCCATGCAGTTCTCCGAGCGGCTGAACTGGATTCCCCCGCTCGGAATCAGCTACCACCTGGCGCTGGACGGCATCAGCATCCTGTTCGTGCCGCTCACGGCCTTCCTCACTGTGCTGATCGTGCTGTACTCCTGGGACACGGTGCGCCACCAGATCAAGACCTACTTCATCGCGCTGCTGAGCCTGGAGACGATGGTCATGGGGATCTTCGAGTCGCTGGACTTGATCCTCTTCTTCGTCTTCTGGGAGCTGATGCTGATCCCCAGCTACTTCCTGATCAAGCTCTGGGGCGGGGTCGAGCGGCAGTACGCGGCCCTCAAGTACGTCCTCTACACGCTCCTGGGCAGCGTGTTCATGCTGGTCGGGATCGTGCTCCTGGACCTGAACTACCACCAGTGGGCCGTGACGCACCACATCGAGCCGGCCTACACGTTCGATTTCCTGCAATTGCTGGCCATCCCGATCCCCACGGACAAGCAGATCCTGATCTTCTGGCTCATCTTCCTCGGGCTGGCCTTCAAGGCGCCGATCTTTCCGTTCCACACCTGGCTGCCGGACGCCCTGCTGGAAGGGCCGATCGGCATGTCGGTGGTCCTGGCCGGGGTCAAACTCGGGACCTACGGTTTCCTGCGGTTCAGCCTGCCGTTGCTCCCGGACGCGGCCAGGAGCGAGGGCGTGGTCGCGGTCATGATGGCGCTGGCGTTGGCGGCGATCGTGTACGGGGCGATCGTGGCCCTGATCCAGCCGGATTTCCGGCGGCTGCTGGCCTTCAGCAGCATCAGCCACCTGGGCTTCGTCGTGGCGGGGACCTTCGCGCTGAACTTCCAGGGGCTCCAGGGCAGCCTGCTCACGATGATCAACCTGGGCTTCAGCACGGCCGGCCTCTTCTTCCTGGCCGGGTTCCTCTACGTGAGGCGGCAGACGACGAACCTCTCGGCCTTCGGCGGCCTGGCCAAGAAGCTCCCGCTGCTGGCCACGTTCCTGCTGATCATCGGCCTGGCCTCGATCGGGCTGCCGGGGACGAACGGGTTCGTGGGGGAGTTCCTGATCCTCCTGGGCACCTTCCAGGCTTCCTGGCTCTACGGGGCGATCGCGGTGACCGGGGTGATTTTCGGGGCGGCCTATTTCCTCTGGTACTACGAGCGGGCCATGTTCGGGCCGCTGACCCAGACCGTGAGCCACGCGCTCACGGACCTGAACGTCCGCGAGCTGGTGATCGCCGCCTCCCTCTCGGTCATGATTTTCTGGATCGGAGTCTATCCCTCGCCGTTCCTCAGGATGATGAACGGGTCGGTGCAGGCCCTGGTGGAGCGGCTGGAGCGGGGCGCGGCGGTGGCGCTCGCGCAACCGCCGGGCGCGAGGCACGAGGCGCGGGGCGCGGGGCATCAGACTAATGCGAGCAACGGGTTTTCTTCGGCATTGCCTCGTGCCACGAACCTCGAACCTCGCGCCGTGAATTAA
- a CDS encoding AAA domain-containing protein, giving the protein MKLLDLLHRFSQALNDERDAAAGRGLDAPVTATGGRRVATAGTLHLYAFDVPPSCLLAEDVPVTILPPDDIEPTEGFVVGRTDDTALVQAFDAFGQTVEAATIVPDATGFFDTAARRLADMATKAGAYALGPAERLVPWLVPDRTREDQVRAAATTAVFGTIWSDELGARRTRLAGHVIELVRNNKRVLVVSPDHRSSDEVVGLAARAMRAAGLTYKSWLCRYEMPVLAQASGMALAELGFEAQMHQFYAKSRADKAALRRKYDRFRELTPLLAYKAQKQRDLDEVKLLEWRLLTQLSELQGKIKEIAQTLADYESLPIWKRLAMQTMGKNVQTLGEHRAIYEQQIQGLLAELEIAKHRIEELAPEAAIPKDLRPEYTELKQEIKRLGGTKKIREMLAAEEGTNRQAFIQNKRVVVTTAARVVSDPLFSKVRFDVLIADEAPSIPASFLLAAAGLVRERIVLCGDTRDLAAPQAWGSSGVSTLWQRPQPSAQAG; this is encoded by the coding sequence ATGAAACTTCTCGACCTGCTCCACCGGTTCTCCCAGGCCCTGAACGACGAGCGCGACGCCGCGGCCGGCCGGGGCCTCGACGCCCCGGTCACGGCCACCGGCGGGCGGCGCGTCGCGACCGCCGGCACCCTGCACCTCTACGCCTTCGACGTCCCGCCCTCTTGCCTCCTTGCGGAAGACGTGCCGGTCACGATCCTGCCGCCCGACGACATCGAGCCCACCGAAGGCTTCGTGGTCGGCCGGACGGACGACACGGCCCTGGTCCAGGCCTTCGACGCCTTCGGCCAGACCGTCGAGGCGGCCACGATCGTGCCGGACGCGACCGGGTTCTTCGACACGGCCGCGCGGCGGCTCGCCGACATGGCGACCAAGGCCGGGGCCTATGCGCTGGGGCCGGCCGAGCGGCTGGTTCCCTGGCTGGTTCCGGACCGAACGCGGGAGGACCAGGTGCGCGCGGCGGCGACCACCGCGGTCTTCGGCACCATCTGGAGCGACGAGCTCGGCGCGCGCCGGACCAGGCTCGCCGGTCACGTCATCGAGCTGGTGCGCAACAACAAGCGCGTGTTGGTGGTCAGCCCGGACCACCGGTCCTCGGACGAGGTGGTGGGTCTCGCGGCACGGGCGATGCGCGCCGCCGGCCTCACCTACAAGAGCTGGCTCTGCCGGTACGAGATGCCGGTCCTCGCCCAGGCCAGCGGGATGGCCCTGGCGGAGCTGGGCTTCGAGGCGCAGATGCACCAGTTCTACGCCAAATCCCGGGCCGACAAGGCGGCGCTCCGCCGCAAGTACGACCGGTTCCGGGAGCTCACGCCGCTGCTGGCCTACAAGGCGCAGAAGCAGCGGGACCTGGACGAGGTCAAGCTGTTGGAGTGGCGGCTCCTGACGCAGCTCAGCGAGCTCCAGGGGAAGATCAAGGAGATTGCCCAGACGCTGGCCGACTATGAATCGCTCCCGATCTGGAAGCGGCTCGCCATGCAGACGATGGGCAAGAACGTGCAGACGCTCGGCGAGCACCGCGCCATCTACGAGCAGCAGATCCAGGGGCTGCTGGCCGAGCTGGAGATCGCCAAGCACCGGATCGAGGAGCTGGCCCCGGAGGCGGCCATCCCGAAGGACCTGCGCCCCGAGTACACCGAGCTCAAGCAGGAGATCAAACGGCTGGGCGGCACCAAGAAGATCCGGGAAATGCTAGCCGCGGAGGAAGGGACCAACCGGCAGGCGTTCATCCAGAACAAGCGGGTGGTCGTCACGACGGCGGCCCGCGTCGTGTCGGACCCTCTGTTCAGCAAGGTCCGCTTCGACGTGCTGATCGCCGACGAGGCGCCGTCGATCCCGGCTTCCTTCCTGCTGGCGGCCGCGGGCCTGGTCCGAGAGCGGATCGTCCTCTGCGGGGACACCCGCGACCTCGCCGCCCCGCAGGCCTGGGGGTCGTCCGGCGTCTCGACCCTCTGGCAACGCCCCCAACCGTCGGCCCAAGCCGGATGA